From a single Candidatus Saccharibacteria bacterium genomic region:
- a CDS encoding mechanosensitive ion channel family protein produces the protein MRFGWIFENFDTFRTELTNWVGRNYDDIIKVLLIIIFCAFVSSIAKKFLTKLLKLTIREDLYQTAKDRDKRLKTLAGLGAGLVRFFVWVTGFIVVINILGINTAPFLASAGVLGLALGFGAQKLINDLVSGVFIISENQYRIGDYVELEGVSGTVEDITIRTTVLRDLSGAVHHVPNGSINVATNMSMGYGQINLDITVADDTDLDRLQSIIDHTGKKIAALPELEHDVIEAPHYVRVGDINGYGVSVKIMGKTLGGRQLEVKSSFLSELKKALRENQITLAYIPNTSTNSSNSRTKTKRK, from the coding sequence ATGAGATTCGGGTGGATTTTTGAGAATTTTGATACGTTCAGGACTGAGCTTACCAACTGGGTTGGCCGAAATTACGACGACATAATTAAAGTCCTACTGATAATAATTTTCTGTGCATTTGTTAGTAGTATCGCCAAAAAGTTTTTGACTAAGCTGCTTAAACTGACTATCCGCGAAGATCTTTACCAAACTGCCAAAGACCGTGATAAAAGACTAAAAACACTAGCCGGACTTGGTGCAGGGCTTGTGAGGTTCTTTGTTTGGGTAACGGGGTTTATAGTGGTAATCAACATTCTTGGGATCAATACCGCGCCATTTTTGGCTAGCGCTGGTGTACTTGGCCTAGCACTTGGTTTTGGTGCACAAAAGCTAATCAACGACCTTGTAAGCGGCGTTTTTATCATCAGCGAAAATCAGTACCGTATCGGCGACTACGTCGAGCTAGAAGGTGTTAGCGGCACTGTCGAGGATATCACAATCAGAACAACTGTGCTGCGCGATCTATCTGGCGCAGTCCATCATGTACCTAATGGCTCAATAAACGTTGCTACTAACATGAGCATGGGTTACGGTCAGATAAACTTAGACATCACAGTGGCTGACGATACAGACCTAGACCGCTTGCAATCAATTATCGATCATACTGGCAAAAAGATCGCGGCACTGCCTGAGCTTGAGCACGATGTGATTGAAGCGCCTCATTATGTGCGTGTTGGTGATATCAATGGCTATGGAGTATCCGTAAAAATTATGGGTAAGACTCTTGGTGGTCGACAACTAGAAGTAAAGAGTAGTTTCCTAAGTGAGCTCAAAAAGGCACTACGAGAAAACCAAATAACACTCGCCTACATTCCTAATACATCTACTAACTCTAGTAATTCAAGAACGAAGACAAAAAGAAAATAA
- a CDS encoding nucleoside triphosphate pyrophosphohydrolase family protein, producing the protein MTFDEYQALALRTNLRKEDQFKELMQQVLGLADEAGEVQAIFKKWIRDQDADFALLDSEKVKKEMGDVLWYIAVIAHDLGISLDDLAKANIDKLASRLERGKLQGSGDDR; encoded by the coding sequence ATGACTTTTGATGAATACCAAGCTTTGGCGCTTCGAACAAATCTAAGAAAAGAAGATCAGTTCAAGGAGTTGATGCAACAAGTTTTAGGCCTGGCCGATGAGGCTGGCGAGGTACAAGCTATCTTCAAAAAGTGGATTCGTGATCAGGATGCTGATTTTGCACTTCTGGACAGCGAAAAAGTCAAAAAAGAGATGGGTGATGTACTCTGGTACATCGCAGTTATTGCTCACGATCTTGGAATTTCTCTAGATGATCTTGCGAAGGCCAACATCGATAAGTTGGCCAGTCGGTTGGAGCGCGGTAAGCTACAGGGAAGTGGAGATGATCGATGA
- a CDS encoding NUDIX domain-containing protein, producing the protein MKFEDIYPEVARPYVAAFVILRRGSKVAMVLRKNTGWMDGHYGLPAGKGEWFEPFTDAAIREANEEVGVKIQNRSQPHKSCSCCTPPRRRYCLTEVHGLDRCIFRGRRMGRGTA; encoded by the coding sequence ATGAAATTTGAGGATATATACCCGGAGGTAGCCCGGCCATACGTAGCCGCTTTTGTAATTTTAAGGCGAGGCAGCAAAGTAGCTATGGTCCTCCGCAAAAACACTGGTTGGATGGATGGGCACTATGGTTTACCGGCCGGCAAAGGAGAATGGTTTGAGCCCTTTACTGACGCTGCTATCCGCGAAGCTAATGAAGAAGTAGGTGTCAAAATCCAAAATCGATCGCAGCCGCATAAGAGTTGTTCATGTTGTACACCGCCACGGCGAAGATATTGCCTCACAGAAGTTCATGGACTGGATAGATGTATATTTCGAGGCAGACGAATGGGAAGGGGAACCGCATAA
- a CDS encoding endonuclease/exonuclease/phosphatase family protein, giving the protein MKIIQINIWYGKLMWPLVDFIREEKPDIVCMQEVISSDVDTYSLLFTLEEIKKLTGMKNSFMSPTLDYRFMHGKLSFGNAIITNLPISKTHEVFTNGAYVSDANDKTDDLLEPRVLQHAVLKSKEGKVNILNTHGLYVEGTKNGNNKTLLQNQLIASYLKKLSGPTVLCADLNLKPTSPSMREFDFLRNLSTEGKLNCTYQPSLSNQTDVCDYIFVNSLVNASSFKMDDRVVSDHKALILEFDI; this is encoded by the coding sequence GTGAAAATAATTCAGATAAACATATGGTACGGAAAATTGATGTGGCCTTTAGTTGATTTTATCCGAGAGGAGAAGCCAGATATAGTCTGTATGCAAGAAGTTATTTCTTCAGATGTTGATACCTACAGCTTACTTTTCACACTAGAGGAGATTAAAAAGCTAACTGGGATGAAAAATTCGTTCATGTCGCCCACACTCGACTACCGTTTTATGCACGGAAAACTAAGCTTTGGTAATGCAATAATTACAAACTTGCCTATCAGTAAAACCCACGAGGTTTTTACTAATGGGGCTTATGTGTCGGACGCAAATGACAAAACTGATGATTTACTTGAACCAAGAGTCCTCCAACACGCTGTACTAAAAAGTAAAGAGGGCAAAGTTAATATACTAAATACCCACGGTTTGTACGTTGAAGGCACTAAGAATGGAAACAATAAAACTCTATTACAAAACCAGTTAATAGCATCGTACTTGAAGAAACTTAGTGGGCCAACGGTGCTTTGTGCCGACTTAAACCTAAAACCGACTAGTCCATCAATGCGAGAATTTGACTTCTTACGTAACCTCTCAACTGAGGGCAAGCTGAACTGTACCTACCAACCTTCTTTGAGCAATCAGACAGATGTATGCGACTATATTTTTGTAAACAGTTTGGTTAACGCTTCTTCTTTCAAGATGGACGACAGAGTAGTTTCTGACCACAAAGCTCTTATTCTAGAATTCGACATTTAA
- a CDS encoding MFS transporter translates to MLRKFLKRFVPQTHYWRNLGFDELAEIYASQLLRSLALSLVNVFVPVYLYSIGYNLSQIFLFFFSWFVARLFFTPMAAFVIARIGPKHSILLSQIIQILYLSMLMSLKTLNWSLYGVAMVGSAALSLFWVAFHTDLSKVRHPDHAGKELSYVNVFERVGAIIGPLVGGLIANFFDPRYTIFLALVTMVLSSLPLLATKEPVRLKQKITFRGFPYKTNFSTSLASTAYDLDTQSCQIVWPLFVSIAVFGDNVFGKLGLMTALSVALGLIFTHTIGRLIDDKKGGELFRFSALSNAAVYLFRPFVGSLSSVFAINFINDPVTTGMRMPYLKGYHDEAENHEGYRIVFFAVNELVSSLFRAVFWAILFLLSQNLPAIVVMRWHFLGMSVLVLLIFAQKFPSLKKASRDENP, encoded by the coding sequence ATGTTAAGAAAGTTTTTAAAGCGTTTTGTACCACAAACCCATTACTGGCGTAATCTTGGCTTTGACGAGCTGGCAGAAATATACGCCAGTCAACTCCTTCGCTCGCTCGCACTCAGCCTGGTAAACGTATTTGTGCCGGTGTATTTGTACTCAATCGGCTATAACTTATCGCAGATTTTTCTGTTCTTTTTTAGCTGGTTTGTCGCGCGGCTGTTTTTTACGCCGATGGCTGCTTTTGTGATAGCTAGAATTGGGCCCAAGCATAGTATTTTGCTGTCCCAAATTATTCAAATCTTGTATCTTAGCATGCTAATGAGTCTGAAGACTCTAAATTGGTCGCTTTACGGCGTTGCAATGGTAGGTTCGGCAGCCCTCTCACTGTTTTGGGTGGCTTTTCACACTGATTTGTCGAAGGTGCGACACCCTGACCATGCCGGCAAAGAACTATCTTACGTTAATGTTTTTGAGAGGGTAGGTGCTATAATCGGACCGCTAGTTGGTGGGCTAATCGCAAACTTTTTTGACCCACGCTACACTATTTTCTTAGCACTTGTTACCATGGTCTTGTCGTCATTACCGCTTCTCGCCACCAAAGAGCCAGTTAGGCTCAAACAAAAAATTACCTTTCGTGGATTCCCTTACAAAACGAATTTCAGTACTAGTCTAGCCTCGACGGCTTATGATCTAGACACCCAGTCTTGCCAGATAGTCTGGCCACTTTTTGTGTCTATTGCAGTTTTTGGTGATAATGTTTTTGGTAAATTAGGCCTGATGACAGCGCTAAGCGTCGCGCTAGGGCTAATTTTTACCCATACTATCGGACGACTGATTGACGACAAAAAGGGCGGGGAACTATTTCGTTTTAGCGCTCTGTCGAACGCTGCCGTCTATCTTTTCAGGCCTTTTGTTGGCAGTCTCAGCTCGGTTTTTGCAATCAACTTCATCAACGATCCCGTTACAACAGGTATGCGTATGCCTTATCTAAAAGGCTATCATGATGAGGCCGAGAATCACGAAGGTTATCGAATTGTCTTCTTTGCTGTAAATGAGTTGGTATCGTCGTTGTTTCGTGCAGTATTTTGGGCAATTTTGTTTCTGCTCAGTCAAAATTTGCCAGCGATAGTTGTTATGAGATGGCATTTTTTGGGCATGAGCGTGTTGGTGCTACTGATTTTCGCTCAGAAATTCCCCTCATTGAAAAAGGCTAGCAGGGACGAAAATCCTTAG
- a CDS encoding ATP-binding cassette domain-containing protein, protein MKVMNIIEVKNLTKVYSGKKAVDGISFSVKKGEVFGILGPNGAGKTTTLEMLEALREIDGGEAFIDGINVAEKPYEIRRIIGVQPQSPSFQDKTKLTELLEMFSAAYGEKVNTKKFLDSVQLLDKKDSFIENLSGGQKQRFSIAAALVHRPKVFFLDEPTTGLDPQARRNLWDLIRDIQKRGTTVILTTHYMDEAELLCDRIAIMDNGRIIKLDTPKNLIKQLLGKGFKKEQHVEQANLEDVFIDLTGKELRV, encoded by the coding sequence ATAAAAGTTATGAACATAATCGAGGTAAAAAATCTTACAAAAGTTTACAGTGGCAAAAAAGCCGTAGACGGCATAAGTTTTAGCGTTAAAAAAGGCGAAGTTTTTGGCATTTTAGGTCCTAATGGGGCCGGCAAGACTACAACTCTGGAAATGCTTGAAGCTCTACGAGAAATCGATGGCGGCGAGGCCTTCATCGACGGCATAAACGTTGCGGAAAAACCTTACGAAATTCGCCGGATTATCGGTGTACAGCCACAAAGTCCGAGCTTCCAAGACAAAACTAAGCTCACAGAACTGCTAGAAATGTTTTCGGCTGCTTACGGCGAAAAGGTAAACACCAAGAAATTTCTAGATAGCGTTCAGTTGCTGGATAAAAAAGATTCATTCATAGAGAATCTCAGTGGCGGCCAAAAACAACGTTTCTCAATTGCGGCAGCTCTGGTTCATCGCCCTAAAGTCTTCTTCCTTGATGAGCCAACCACAGGCCTTGATCCTCAGGCGCGGCGCAATCTGTGGGACCTGATCCGCGACATCCAAAAGCGCGGCACTACGGTTATACTTACGACGCACTACATGGACGAAGCCGAACTACTTTGCGACCGTATTGCAATCATGGACAACGGCCGCATTATCAAGCTCGATACACCTAAGAATCTTATCAAACAATTGCTTGGCAAGGGGTTCAAGAAAGAGCAGCACGTAGAACAAGCAAACTTAGAAGATGTTTTTATCGATTTAACCGGTAAGGAGCTACGAGTATGA
- a CDS encoding ABC transporter permease — MSVKRKLYTVYAFTKINTKRFFRDRLAIFFTVIFPLIFLFIFGGLFGKDTSVSFNIALLNNSGSQFSKDFDKNIREAKVFKVSDKANNLDEAKERMKRGELDGIIILPESFGQITAGQTTPSGQAEVLYAQNNDQAGTALTSVLQSVMKDINKGFGTVSEPFTVKAEASNDKGLSRLDYTFAGLLGFSILGVGIFGPMNVFPELKKQGILRRLHTTTLRVWQYFLSTAASQVAVGILSFAIQFAVAIVLFDLKVVGNYLELIVFLMLSTVMMLGIGLALGGWAKNERQVAPLGNLITFPMIFLSGAFFPRFIMPEWLQKVSDYIPLTPIIDGVRLIATEGKHLTEIGSQVGLVAAWLVVVYLIAFRVFRWE, encoded by the coding sequence ATGAGTGTCAAGCGTAAACTATACACCGTCTATGCTTTTACTAAAATCAATACTAAACGGTTTTTTCGCGATCGATTAGCCATCTTCTTTACGGTCATTTTTCCTCTCATCTTTCTGTTTATATTCGGTGGACTTTTTGGCAAAGACACAAGTGTAAGTTTCAACATCGCGTTACTCAATAACTCTGGCAGCCAATTTTCTAAGGATTTTGACAAAAACATCCGCGAAGCAAAAGTTTTCAAGGTAAGTGACAAGGCAAATAATCTTGATGAGGCCAAGGAAAGAATGAAGCGGGGCGAGCTTGATGGCATAATTATTCTCCCTGAGTCTTTTGGTCAAATCACTGCCGGGCAGACCACACCAAGCGGTCAAGCAGAAGTACTGTACGCCCAAAACAACGACCAGGCTGGAACGGCTCTGACCTCTGTACTGCAGAGCGTCATGAAGGACATCAACAAGGGCTTTGGGACGGTCAGTGAGCCGTTCACTGTAAAGGCCGAGGCTAGTAACGACAAGGGACTGTCTAGGCTGGACTATACTTTTGCTGGTCTGCTAGGCTTTTCTATCCTAGGAGTTGGTATATTTGGACCTATGAATGTCTTTCCAGAGCTAAAAAAACAAGGAATCTTGCGCCGACTGCATACTACAACATTGCGAGTGTGGCAGTATTTCTTATCAACCGCAGCATCACAAGTGGCGGTAGGGATACTCTCTTTTGCCATTCAGTTCGCCGTTGCCATTGTGCTGTTTGATCTAAAAGTAGTTGGAAATTATCTCGAGTTGATCGTTTTCTTGATGCTTAGTACTGTCATGATGCTTGGTATCGGTTTGGCACTTGGTGGCTGGGCTAAGAATGAGCGACAGGTAGCTCCGCTCGGAAATCTTATCACTTTTCCGATGATTTTTCTTTCAGGCGCCTTCTTTCCAAGATTCATCATGCCAGAGTGGCTACAAAAAGTTAGCGATTATATCCCTCTAACTCCGATTATCGACGGAGTTAGACTTATCGCAACAGAAGGTAAGCACCTGACCGAAATTGGATCGCAGGTCGGGCTAGTAGCGGCCTGGTTAGTGGTAGTCTATCTCATTGCCTTCCGCGTCTTCCGCTGGGAGTAG
- a CDS encoding tRNA-dihydrouridine synthase → MQKLLKPFFVLAPMDDVTDCVFRQIVADCASPDLFMTEFINCESLQSAGRKATYTRTLYNDKSNQVIAQIWGKMPEHFEKSAHELMQMGFHGIDINFGCPEKTVVKNDCCSAMIRPEGREAALELIRAARRGIGCDGFLSVKTRLGFNEIDYSWHELLLKEGLQMLTVHVRTRKEMSNVPANYEAIRPIVKLRDKLAPSTKIVLNGDIENRCHGEELAAKYGVDGLMIGRGIFHDPFAFAGNSQWNAMDADQKIGLFVKHLQLFKATWPNGERSYQTMKKFAKIYINGFDGAKAIREQIMQTNSVDEALELIASPTKADLERGENSKP, encoded by the coding sequence ATGCAGAAATTACTTAAGCCCTTTTTTGTCCTAGCGCCGATGGACGATGTTACGGACTGCGTTTTTCGGCAAATCGTGGCTGATTGTGCTAGCCCTGACCTTTTTATGACGGAGTTTATCAACTGCGAGAGTTTGCAAAGTGCTGGCCGTAAAGCCACCTATACTCGCACGCTTTATAACGACAAATCAAACCAGGTAATAGCTCAGATATGGGGCAAAATGCCAGAGCATTTTGAGAAATCTGCTCACGAGCTTATGCAAATGGGCTTTCACGGTATAGACATAAACTTTGGCTGCCCAGAGAAAACCGTCGTCAAGAACGATTGCTGTAGCGCTATGATCCGTCCTGAAGGCCGAGAAGCGGCCCTAGAGCTGATTAGGGCTGCCAGGCGGGGAATTGGCTGTGACGGGTTTTTGAGTGTCAAAACAAGGCTCGGATTTAACGAGATAGACTATTCTTGGCACGAGCTTCTACTCAAAGAGGGCTTGCAGATGCTAACTGTCCACGTGAGGACACGCAAAGAAATGAGCAATGTGCCGGCCAACTATGAGGCAATTAGGCCAATCGTTAAGCTGCGTGATAAGTTAGCACCTAGCACCAAGATTGTCCTAAATGGTGATATCGAAAACCGCTGTCATGGCGAGGAGCTGGCTGCAAAATACGGTGTTGATGGCCTGATGATTGGGCGTGGAATCTTCCACGATCCGTTTGCTTTTGCTGGCAACAGTCAGTGGAATGCGATGGACGCAGACCAAAAGATCGGGCTTTTTGTAAAACACCTCCAGCTTTTTAAGGCCACTTGGCCGAATGGTGAACGTAGCTATCAAACCATGAAAAAGTTTGCCAAAATTTATATCAACGGCTTCGACGGCGCCAAAGCTATTCGTGAACAAATCATGCAAACTAACAGCGTCGACGAAGCTCTAGAGCTGATAGCTAGTCCGACAAAGGCGGACTTGGAACGAGGGGAAAACTCTAAACCCTAA
- a CDS encoding helix-turn-helix transcriptional regulator encodes MAIITRLTKAKPKNKLNSIDATLQILGDKWTALILAQISEQGLPFSKLESSLVGISPRTLSARLDKLQREKIVEKTLYCKHPPRYRYSLTHKGQGLCDILDMMSSWGSRN; translated from the coding sequence ATGGCAATTATTACCCGACTAACCAAAGCTAAGCCCAAAAACAAACTGAACTCTATTGATGCCACTCTTCAGATTTTGGGTGACAAATGGACAGCTCTAATACTTGCTCAAATTTCCGAACAAGGCTTGCCCTTTAGCAAGTTGGAGTCTAGCTTAGTCGGAATAAGCCCACGCACGCTAAGTGCCCGCTTAGACAAACTTCAAAGAGAAAAGATCGTTGAGAAAACACTTTATTGTAAGCACCCTCCGCGATATCGCTACTCTCTGACACATAAGGGTCAAGGCCTCTGTGACATCTTAGACATGATGTCGAGCTGGGGCTCAAGAAACTAG
- a CDS encoding septum formation initiator family protein, with amino-acid sequence MRQKFEKVYELIKKYELNDVRNIGLMVFVVMVLAVTWSGSKAVQQNYELSKRASKIEQENAVLELENQTQKLKNEYFKTDEYKELEARRVLGRAAPGETVYIIPKSLALSKVKIPESSAKVEEAAPQTEVKKSRTQANFESWMDFFFGRQNSL; translated from the coding sequence ATGCGGCAAAAATTCGAAAAAGTCTATGAGCTGATCAAAAAATATGAGCTGAACGATGTACGCAACATTGGTTTAATGGTTTTTGTTGTCATGGTTTTGGCGGTGACGTGGAGTGGCTCTAAAGCGGTGCAGCAGAACTATGAGCTCTCAAAACGTGCTAGTAAAATCGAACAAGAAAATGCGGTTTTGGAGCTAGAGAACCAAACTCAGAAGCTCAAAAACGAATACTTTAAAACAGATGAATACAAAGAGCTAGAAGCCAGAAGGGTATTGGGGCGGGCAGCACCCGGAGAGACGGTTTACATTATCCCCAAGTCATTGGCGCTTTCTAAGGTAAAAATACCCGAGTCCTCAGCAAAAGTCGAAGAAGCTGCACCGCAAACTGAGGTAAAAAAATCTCGAACCCAAGCTAATTTTGAATCATGGATGGATTTTTTCTTCGGTAGACAAAATAGCTTGTAG
- a CDS encoding superoxide dismutase family protein has translation MNLDFLNRATETARAIAKVAGPGIEGQVSFTEYEEKGWKYVVVAADVSGDPEVLKQGKHAMHIHEKGDCECEGFKCAGGHFDPGVSGNSDPDANHGYHAGDLPNLEVDTSGHGTMRTITTRVTLSDGPVSILSAESAPEGTSVMIHANEDPYTPGESGSGHSGGPRLACGKIERQ, from the coding sequence ATGAATCTAGATTTTTTGAATCGAGCCACAGAAACAGCTAGAGCAATTGCCAAAGTTGCAGGCCCTGGGATAGAAGGTCAAGTTAGTTTTACAGAATACGAGGAAAAAGGCTGGAAGTACGTAGTAGTAGCCGCAGATGTTAGTGGTGATCCTGAGGTTTTGAAGCAAGGTAAGCACGCTATGCATATTCACGAAAAAGGTGATTGCGAATGTGAAGGATTTAAGTGCGCCGGCGGGCATTTTGATCCAGGGGTATCGGGCAATTCTGACCCCGATGCCAACCACGGCTATCACGCTGGCGATCTGCCAAATCTCGAAGTCGACACATCTGGGCACGGCACAATGAGGACGATTACAACTCGTGTTACTTTAAGCGACGGCCCTGTCTCCATATTATCGGCTGAATCAGCACCAGAAGGCACGTCCGTCATGATACATGCAAATGAGGACCCTTATACACCTGGAGAGTCTGGTTCTGGCCACAGTGGCGGCCCTCGTCTAGCTTGCGGCAAAATAGAACGTCAATAA
- a CDS encoding class I SAM-dependent methyltransferase, whose amino-acid sequence MDDYISKTIKAYDDTTTYENSTRLMLPKGEIDQFLDMLETGSLILDAGCAFGRDTTYMQSRGYRLKGVDLSAALIERAKKLCSDVDFKVTDVRATGFNENTFDGIWCNATLLHLDDSDVLLALKEFNRIMKPGAILAVSFKKGEGTKEILEKFTSNFTRFFNFKTHETFLELLKAAGLKEVSWHYVNDLSRFGNDNRDLDWLYSYSQKQ is encoded by the coding sequence ATGGACGATTACATTTCAAAAACCATAAAAGCTTACGACGACACAACAACTTATGAAAACAGCACCAGACTTATGTTACCCAAAGGTGAAATAGATCAATTTTTGGATATGCTTGAGACCGGTTCGCTAATACTTGACGCCGGCTGTGCGTTCGGCAGAGACACAACCTACATGCAAAGCAGAGGCTACCGGTTAAAGGGCGTAGACCTTTCGGCTGCTTTAATAGAACGAGCAAAAAAGCTCTGCAGCGACGTAGACTTCAAGGTTACTGACGTCCGAGCAACAGGTTTTAATGAAAATACGTTTGATGGTATATGGTGTAACGCAACTTTACTACATCTCGATGATAGTGACGTACTGCTCGCACTTAAGGAATTTAATAGAATCATGAAACCGGGGGCCATCCTCGCTGTCTCATTCAAAAAAGGTGAAGGTACAAAAGAAATTTTAGAGAAGTTTACAAGTAACTTTACTAGGTTCTTTAATTTCAAAACCCATGAAACCTTTCTCGAGCTATTAAAAGCTGCTGGCCTCAAAGAGGTTAGCTGGCACTACGTCAATGACCTTAGTAGGTTTGGTAATGACAACAGAGATCTTGACTGGTTGTATTCTTATTCCCAGAAACAATAG
- a CDS encoding DEAD/DEAH box helicase, with translation MSYAYRSKRAGASRSRRPNFPRNNQRKSGPRFGQYIDPSRFVATAVVKEEEKYVPTNTFTDFALDAVLQRNLSAKGYQLPSPIQDQAIPISLAGKDVIGLAGTGTGKTAAFALPVLQALITSQHAKAIIIAPTRELAQQIDEEMRDLGRGVPMNSVLIIGGTGIGQQLGKLRSNPRVVIGTPGRIKDHMRRGSLRLANFNLVVLDEVDRMLDMGFINDVQSILEETAAQKQSFFFSATMDAKVQSLIEKFGNEPVSVSIKASSASENVHQDVVHYSGTSEKMESLHDLLISGKVSKAIVFDETQRNVEKLHKELLARGFKTESIHGGKTQGQRKRALASFKENKVNILIATDVAARGIDVADISHVINYSVPKVYEDYIHRIGRAGRAGKVGHALTFVKKEG, from the coding sequence ATGTCATATGCATACCGCTCCAAAAGAGCAGGGGCCTCGCGTAGTCGTAGGCCAAACTTTCCACGCAACAACCAACGTAAATCCGGCCCACGTTTTGGTCAATACATCGACCCAAGCCGTTTCGTAGCCACTGCAGTAGTCAAAGAAGAAGAAAAGTACGTACCAACCAACACTTTTACAGACTTTGCGCTTGATGCCGTCCTGCAGCGTAATCTAAGCGCCAAAGGCTACCAGTTGCCATCGCCGATCCAGGATCAGGCCATACCTATTAGTCTTGCTGGCAAAGACGTCATTGGTTTAGCTGGAACGGGTACGGGCAAAACAGCTGCATTCGCGCTTCCGGTCTTACAGGCGCTTATTACTAGCCAACATGCCAAGGCAATCATAATCGCACCAACTCGTGAACTGGCCCAACAAATTGACGAAGAAATGCGCGATCTAGGTCGAGGGGTACCCATGAATTCTGTTCTGATCATTGGTGGCACCGGCATTGGCCAACAGCTTGGTAAATTGCGCAGTAATCCGCGAGTGGTTATTGGCACCCCGGGTCGTATCAAAGACCATATGCGACGAGGCAGCCTCAGACTGGCCAACTTTAACCTCGTTGTCCTAGACGAAGTCGATCGTATGCTCGACATGGGCTTTATTAACGATGTTCAGAGTATCCTAGAAGAAACCGCCGCCCAAAAACAGTCGTTCTTTTTCTCAGCGACGATGGATGCTAAGGTCCAAAGCTTAATTGAGAAATTTGGCAACGAGCCAGTTTCTGTTTCGATCAAAGCCAGCTCAGCTAGCGAAAACGTCCATCAGGATGTTGTCCATTATTCGGGTACGAGTGAAAAAATGGAAAGCTTGCACGATCTGCTTATCAGCGGCAAAGTAAGTAAAGCCATTGTTTTTGACGAAACTCAGCGCAACGTCGAAAAGTTGCACAAAGAACTGTTGGCAAGAGGCTTCAAAACAGAGTCTATCCACGGCGGCAAAACCCAAGGCCAACGCAAAAGGGCGCTTGCTAGCTTCAAGGAAAACAAAGTAAATATACTTATTGCTACCGATGTAGCAGCTCGCGGCATCGACGTGGCTGACATTAGCCATGTGATTAATTATTCAGTACCAAAAGTTTATGAAGACTACATCCACCGAATAGGTCGAGCTGGTCGAGCCGGCAAAGTAGGGCATGCGCTTACTTTCGTAAAAAAGGAGGGCTAA